Proteins from a genomic interval of Clostridium botulinum:
- a CDS encoding WG repeat-containing protein, with translation MDIKGKYKIPLKYNEMKYICKNYYAAKKDSKWGIIDINDRVIKPFEYDNAAVVELKEKSRYQVFLIKNKRAS, from the coding sequence ATGGATATTAAAGGAAAGTATAAAATTCCTCTTAAATATAATGAAATGAAATATATTTGCAAGAATTATTATGCAGCAAAGAAAGATAGTAAGTGGGGAATTATTGATATTAATGATAGAGTAATTAAACCCTTTGAATATGATAATGCAGCCGTAGTTGAACTAAAAGAAAAGTCTAGATATCAAGTGTTTCTAATTAAAAACAAAAGAGCTAGTTAA
- a CDS encoding IS3 family transposase (programmed frameshift) — MGKGKRYDQEYKDMIVDLYKTGMSLTELNSEYGIAKSTINGWIKDVKEVKIDDNEVMTLKEVKALKKEMAKIKEENEILKKGYGHICNKKLNQVIEFIDSNKNNHDIKTMCTVLGVARSTYYKSFDKTKSAREVENEGLKSAIKRIYKENKGIYGAPRIHHILGTQGFNVSLKRVQRKMTELGLCAITVKKYKPHSSKKPAEGLENVLKRDFTTTSINEKWVGDITYIHTIKNGWCYLASVLDLHSKKIIGYAFNKRMTNDLVTKALKNAYYNQSPDKDKQLIFHSDLGSQYTSNDLKALCKDFNIIQSFSKKGCPYDNACIESFHSSIKKEEIYRNTYRTFQEANRAIFKYIEGWYNRKRLHSSINYMTPDQCELLARSVA, encoded by the exons ATGGGGAAGGGCAAAAGATATGATCAAGAATATAAAGATATGATAGTAGACCTATACAAAACAGGGATGAGCTTAACAGAGCTAAATAGCGAATATGGCATTGCAAAATCAACAATTAACGGCTGGATAAAAGATGTTAAGGAAGTAAAAATAGATGATAATGAAGTCATGACATTAAAAGAAGTTAAAGCTCTAAAAAAAGAAATGGCAAAAATTAAAGAGGAAAATGAAATATTAAAAAAAG GCTATGGCCATATTTGCAACAAGAAATTAAATCAAGTAATAGAATTTATAGATAGTAATAAAAACAACCATGATATTAAGACTATGTGTACCGTTCTAGGCGTAGCCAGAAGCACATATTATAAATCTTTTGATAAAACTAAATCTGCAAGAGAAGTAGAAAATGAGGGACTAAAATCAGCTATTAAAAGGATATACAAAGAGAATAAAGGAATATACGGTGCTCCTAGGATTCATCATATACTTGGTACACAAGGGTTTAATGTATCCTTGAAGAGAGTTCAAAGAAAAATGACTGAACTTGGTCTTTGTGCAATAACTGTAAAAAAATACAAACCTCATTCAAGTAAAAAGCCAGCAGAAGGATTAGAAAACGTTTTAAAAAGAGATTTTACTACTACTTCTATCAATGAAAAGTGGGTAGGAGATATTACATATATTCATACTATCAAAAATGGTTGGTGTTATTTAGCTTCAGTTCTAGATTTACATTCTAAAAAAATAATTGGCTACGCTTTCAATAAGAGAATGACTAATGATTTAGTTACCAAAGCCTTGAAAAATGCTTATTACAATCAATCTCCTGATAAAGATAAGCAACTAATATTCCATAGCGATTTAGGCTCTCAATATACTAGTAATGATTTAAAAGCACTATGCAAAGATTTTAATATTATACAATCATTTAGTAAAAAAGGTTGTCCCTATGACAATGCTTGCATAGAATCTTTCCATTCATCAATAAAAAAAGAAGAAATATATAGAAATACATACCGTACCTTCCAAGAAGCTAATAGAGCTATCTTTAAATATATTGAAGGTTGGTATAACAGAAAAAGACTACACTCCTCTATTAATTACATGACTCCAGATCAATGTGAATTATTAGCTAGAAGTGTAGCATAA
- a CDS encoding Rpn family recombination-promoting nuclease/putative transposase: MRYGLLSPKVDFVFKKIFGNEKHPEILISFLNAVMKPENPIKSVKIRNSDIEKEHIEDKYSRLDIKATTNNGEEVNIEIQVKNEYNMIRRSLYYWSKMYEGQLTEGDNYNRLSKTVCINILDFKYLKNNRFHNGYRLKEITTNEELTDIEEIHFIELPKMKEANENEEVTDMLEAWIEFINNPSSDVVKKLEMNVREIKEAKEELVRLSSDKDEVQLYEQRKFAILDRVSDLENAEEKGKEIGKQEGLREGRKEGVKKGKIEVAKNLLDVLDVETIAAKTGLSVEEVKELKSKKQDL; encoded by the coding sequence ATGAGATATGGTTTATTAAGTCCTAAAGTTGATTTTGTATTTAAAAAGATATTTGGTAATGAAAAACATCCAGAAATATTAATTTCTTTTTTAAATGCAGTAATGAAGCCGGAAAATCCAATTAAAAGTGTTAAAATACGAAATTCAGATATAGAGAAAGAGCACATAGAAGATAAATATAGCAGGCTAGATATAAAAGCAACTACAAATAATGGTGAAGAAGTAAATATAGAAATTCAAGTAAAAAACGAATACAACATGATAAGAAGAAGCCTTTATTATTGGAGCAAAATGTATGAGGGGCAACTTACTGAAGGAGATAATTACAATAGATTATCAAAAACAGTTTGTATAAATATATTAGATTTCAAATATCTAAAAAATAATAGATTTCACAATGGATATAGATTAAAGGAAATAACAACCAATGAAGAATTAACAGATATTGAGGAAATACATTTTATAGAACTTCCTAAAATGAAAGAGGCAAATGAAAATGAGGAAGTTACAGATATGCTAGAAGCGTGGATTGAGTTTATAAATAATCCATCAAGTGATGTTGTTAAAAAACTTGAAATGAATGTACGAGAAATAAAAGAAGCAAAGGAAGAACTTGTTCGATTAAGTAGCGACAAAGATGAAGTTCAGCTTTATGAGCAAAGAAAATTTGCAATACTAGATAGAGTAAGCGACCTTGAAAATGCTGAAGAAAAGGGAAAAGAAATAGGAAAACAAGAAGGTTTAAGAGAAGGAAGAAAAGAAGGAGTTAAAAAAGGTAAAATAGAAGTTGCAAAAAATCTCTTAGATGTCTTAGATGTAGAAACTATTGCGGCTAAGACGGGACTATCTGTAGAGGAAGTAAAGGAGTTAAAGTCAAAGAAGCAAGACTTATAG
- a CDS encoding ATP-binding cassette domain-containing protein: MGLKLLNVTKSYGNNVVLDDINLKLENGIYGFLGANGVGKTTLFKIISGFLTEYKGKVVYPKLNDKNETLLGFLPQSFTGYPDMTVQEFLKYIGSIKCNLAQNIINKDIDEKLDLFGLTDFKSKKLKTLSGGQLRRVGLAQAFLLNPKIVMLDEPTTGLDPTERIKFKNYISEFSREQTILVSTHIVSDLEFISKEIFILKDGNFVMRGTEKQLVERCNNLVWEASFKNEMELHNLLKDYTISMIYDDGGITKARVISDKPPVTNAVNVVPTLNDIYLFNFKKEAQSNAK; this comes from the coding sequence ATGGGTTTAAAATTATTGAATGTTACGAAATCCTATGGAAACAATGTAGTGCTGGACGACATTAACCTTAAACTTGAAAATGGTATTTATGGATTTTTAGGGGCTAATGGTGTTGGAAAAACCACTCTATTTAAAATAATTAGTGGATTTTTAACGGAGTATAAAGGAAAGGTAGTTTATCCAAAGCTTAATGATAAAAATGAAACTTTATTAGGTTTCCTGCCACAAAGTTTTACTGGTTATCCAGATATGACTGTGCAGGAATTTTTAAAGTACATAGGAAGTATTAAGTGTAATCTCGCGCAAAATATCATTAATAAAGACATTGATGAAAAACTAGATTTGTTTGGTTTAACAGATTTCAAAAGTAAGAAACTTAAAACTTTATCTGGAGGGCAACTAAGAAGAGTAGGTCTTGCTCAAGCTTTTTTATTAAATCCTAAAATTGTAATGCTTGATGAACCTACAACAGGCTTAGATCCAACAGAAAGAATAAAGTTTAAAAATTACATTTCAGAGTTTTCTAGAGAACAAACAATATTAGTTTCTACTCATATTGTTAGTGATTTAGAATTTATATCAAAAGAAATATTCATATTAAAAGATGGTAACTTTGTAATGAGGGGAACTGAGAAACAATTAGTTGAACGCTGTAATAATCTTGTGTGGGAAGCAAGTTTTAAAAATGAAATGGAATTACATAACCTATTAAAGGATTATACTATTTCAATGATTTATGATGATGGTGGAATAACAAAAGCTAGAGTTATAAGTGATAAACCTCCTGTGACCAATGCCGTAAATGTAGTTCCAACTTTAAATGACATATATCTTTTTAACTTTAAAAAGGAGGCACAATCCAATGCTAAATGA